GTGCCTGGGGGAGACTCTGTGGGTACTAATAGCATTCAAATAATTACGAAACATGATTTCTTTAAAATTAAATAAAATAGCGAAATTAATTTTTACTATTTTAATGCTTCTAAGTTGTAATAATTCAAAATATTTTTACGATCAAAAATTTGAATCAGAACTAATGAATAAAATTAAGAAGGATATTAAAAATAGGGATGAAAAATTCCTAATTGTGTATTTTTTTAAAGATTTTCAAAAGACTTTTGTTGCAATTTCAACTCATGATAATTTATATAATTTAAAACCTAGCATTTTTTTTAAAATTAATGGCAAAACGATTTTATTTATCTTTCAAAATATAGAATTAGAAAATTTCTTTTTGAATATGAAAATTATTCGAAACACTAAAATCTTTAATTTAAGAGAAAATGAAATGAAATTGGATGGAGGATTAAACAAAATTTATCTAATTAATTATAATTCTTTGGAATTAATAAAACCAAATGAGCGATTATTGGAGTTAAGTTTTATTAATAAAATTCCTTTTATACCCCCTTTAGAAGGAAAAGCTCCTAAAATATTAAAAAATGGTTATAAATAAGAAAAGAAAAATACAGTTAGTTCCGTCTCTCCTGAGTCTCTAACGTGTACTCTGAAGACAAGGAGAATTTGCTCTACTAATACCACTAATCATCTTTCGTAAAAAAGGAATTTGCATTGAAATAACCACACCCTTTTTCAACCCCCTTAGATATCATCATCAATCTGCCGTACTATAAACGCAGCCTTCAATTTTGGTTTCAAAAACTGTCTGGTCACCCGTTTTGAATCCCGGCTGTAGCTCGATGCTTTTTCCGGCATTAAAAAGGTGGTGGGTTGAGGCTTCCAGTGAGGCGGTACTTATAACCTGGTCCAAAGCAAGCGTATTTAATGACTGAGCTTGGTTGCCGGAAAGAGAGGCGGTATTTTGACAAATTTTATACACATGCAGTTCTTTCTTTAGCTGAGGGGTTAAGGTCGCAAAGAATATTTTATCGTCCAATAGATTCATTTGGCCGGGATTGGAATGGGTGTTTCCCGAACCGATATTTTCAAGCATTCTTTTAGAATTTGCATCAACCTCAATTTTGTAAGGTTCCCCACCAGTTTCAGATGTATAGCCCGACATATAAACCCCAAAAGGTGTGCTCATGGCATTAATTCCATCATTTTGAGTTAAAGGTATAGTGCCGGGCTCAGTGAGGTCGCTTCTATAAAAATTGCTGGAAGTGCCGTCAGATGCATAGAAATACAGGAAGTTGTTATATACGGCAAATTGTTTGTCATACTGAAAATTCAAGGGGTTACTCCAGCCCGTAGTATTGATATCTTTTATCATAGAAGTTCCTGCCAAAGAGCCATCAGATTTCCATATTTCCAGGCCATGAATACCATCATCAACCACAAAAACCAGGTGAGTATTATTGAAATTAGTCAGATATTCACATTCTTCTACCTGTCCGAAAATTTTAACTATCGAAGTAGTTGCCGGGGTACCTTCAGTAACACAAAGTGCAGTTCCGTCTGTTTCGCTATTTTGAACATAATATAGTTTGTTACCTACTATTCTGCTGTTTCCCCTTGTTTCCCAGGTATTTATGCCCGGGGCTAAATCAGCCAGTAAATTGATATTGCCTGGGGTGCCATCGGAGTAAAAAGCCTCCCAACCATAGCTGGAGTGATGCCCCATAAAGACGATTTTATTGTTGACTGTTCCCAATAATCTGATATGTCGGTAATCATCAGGGTTGCCTGCATCGGGCGGACCCACCAAAACGGTTCCGGCAGCAGTACCATTGGTTTTGTAGAGTTTATTTCCTGAGTTAAAATACAAATAGCCGTTCATTTCATAGGCCTTATTCTGGTAAGAAAACATATTGCCGCTGACAAATATCTTTTCAGGTGCCGAAGTACCATCTGATGCCCAAATACTGTATTCCTCAAAAATGAGAATTTTGGAGTTGATTTTTTTGATCAATTCGATGGAGGTTGATGTTTTATAGTGTGAATAACTGGTGGTGTATCCTGATGGTTTTTCAGCTGAAGGATATCTGTAAATTTCAAATGCGATTTTGGTCTGACTCGATTTTCCATTCGTTTTCCAAACTTCCCTGCCATATTTGCCATCATCGGCAATGAAATATAAATTGTTGTTTAAGGTTACTGACTGTTTAAAAAACTCATTGTCAGACGAATAAGGGTCAGTTAGGATGTCTTTGACCAGAATAAAACTACTTCCATCGGTTTTGAATAATTCATATCCTCTTACAGGATCAAAAGCCGAAAAGTACAGGTATCCGCCAGATACTTCAATAGGATAAAAGTTGCTCAATCCCTTGGAGGGGTCAATGGTTGACATTTTTACAGGTGTATTGCCGTTTTGGGAATAATAACATTCGGCCACACTGGCAGTGGTGTCGGCAATAAAAAAGAGTTTATCACCAAATATTTTCATGTATGAATAGGAGCCATTGTCGGCATTCAGCCTAAAATCCCTCACCATTTTGGTGTTAGACCAGTTGCCGTCAGTAAACCATAATTCTTTGCCATGGGTAGCATCACTTGCCATAAAATACATCTTTCCATTGCCTGCCGGGATAAATTTGCGTTCCTGAGCCAAGGCCGGAAAAGGATTTGCGGTGGTGCCGGGCAAAAGGTCAGAAACCAGATAGGCCATATTTGGCTGAAATTGGTTAACAAGATACAGCCTTCGTTCCCCGGTTCCATATTCGGCGGTTAAGTATAAAGAATCGCCGGAAATGGTCAGGTCTTCGGAATTTACTACATTTCCAATTTCTGAACTATTGACAAAAGTAGGTGGGAAAGGGGAACTGTAATTATCTAAAACCAGCAGATTGGTAAAGCTCTCATTCATCGTAAAGTATATCCGGCTCCCAAATTTTTTAAAATTCTTCACATGCTGGTAGCCACCCATACTCACTGTGTTGGCTTCGGTGCCATCTGAAAAATACAATTTGGTAGCATTGGTGGGGAAGGTGTTGTCATAAACTGACAGATACAGGCTGAAATCGTTGGCAATGATAATATTATTTGAACCAAATGGAGATGCGGAACTCCCAGAGCCGGGCATAATGTCCTTTACCATTACCGTACCTGCAGCTGTACCATCCGTTTTCCAGAATTCATGACCATTTGTGCCATTATTTGCAAAGAAATAGACAATATTATTCAACACAGTAAACGATAAAGGATCAGAAGAACCTCCGCCCGGATTGATGTCTTTCACCAAAACAGTACCGGCCTGTGTACCATCCGTCATCCAGAGTTCCTGACCACTGGTGCCATTATTTGCAGAGAAAAAAGCTACAGTATTGCTGTTTAGCGTTAAAACTGTTAGATTCTGAATATAAGGATCTCCTGAGCCTGTGTTGATGTCCGCCAATCTGAAAGTTCCTGCCTCGGTACCATCGGTTATCCAAAGTTCATGGTCGTAATTCTGGCTGACAGGGGCGGCGACAATCAAAGCCTTGTTACCAAATGCTTTTACGGCATTATTAGATGCATAGTGAGGAAAAGGCCCAGTCACAGGTGCCCCGACTGCAGTATTGATTATCTTGGTTCCGGCATCGGTTCCGTCTGTTTTCCAGACTCTTACGTCACCTTCTAGCGGCTGACCAGCTGTGAAATACAAAGTACCATTTGCTTCAACACCAAACCGGGGATAGGAATTGCGGTTGTTGGTTTGAAAAGTTTTTAAAAGAGATTGTCCTGAAGTTTGAAGGATAGTAAATAAAAGTAGAATTATAATTTTTTTCATATTTAGGTTTGTTGAAATCAATCAAAAATAGCATTAAAAAGAAACAGTTAAAATGACATTGGAGGGAATTGCCTGAGTTTTTTATTTTATGACAGAAATGGATTCAAAATTCTATTTCACAGATTTTCTAATATTCCTAAATAATTAATTTTTTGAAAAAACAATTGGCCAAATGAAGGAAAAAAATCGTAGCGTATTATTTTTGCAGATAATCTAAGGCTTTATAATTTAACCCAAATAATTCAATAGAAAATCGACTACAATTTTATTTCGCTTCAAGAGCGTTTCAATTCTCAATCAATGGTATCACGATATCATTTCATTCGAATTTCACGCCCTTTTTGCCTAATAAAATTTCGTCAGAATGTCTATTGAGTTATTTGGGTTTAAAAAAATATTAAATCCTTGTAAGTATATAATTATTAATGTTTTATTCACAAAAAAAGTATTCCAAATGAAAAAACTCTCCATTTTTGTTTCCCTTTTGTTTATCACTTTGTTTTCCTCATGTTCTGAAGAAGATATTATTTCGCCGGTTGAAAATTTTGCCGGTGAGTATGAACTTCAAAAAATCGAACTAATCGTTGACGGAAATTCACTTATCCTTCCTTTTGAGTTGAGCGATAAAAACTTTAGCTTTAAAGCTGATGGCTCTTTTACTTACCCCGAAGATATTTTGTTTTATGAAGGTAAATATGAATATTCTTCAAAAGATAAAACCATCACATTTTCTGATGATGATCCTGAATATGCTTATAAAAGTGTACTAACAGTTGAGAAAACTGATAATAACTATACTTTAAAAAGCAAAACTGAGGATTTATCTCTGGATATTTTTGGAGATAGCGAAATGACTTACGATCAGGAAATAGGTATGTTTACTTTGTATATGCTGGAAGAATATATCGAAGAGCCAACAGTTGCAAAGTTTGCCGATAAAATTGGTGAAAACCCCAAGAAATTCAGTTTGAATTATTATCTGAAAAAGAAATAAGAAAATTAACCTCCGAAAGGAGGTTTTTTTATTATCTCCAAAACCTTCTCCACCGGCAATGCCTCAGCTTTAACCCGGTGTCCTTCAACGGTTTCTGCTGCAAAAAGCGAGTTGATTATGGCTTCCTCAGTGGCTTCGATTACTGCTTCAAAAAGTATATCCAGTTCCTGACTTTTCAGGGTGGTATGGGTTTCAAGCATTTCCTTGTCATTGGTATTAATTCTCACGCTTTCGGCAGTAGAAAAAGCGATTACATAATCGCCGCTTCCATGGGATGCAACTCCACCTGTGCGGCCAAGGCCCAGCATGGCTCTGGCCGCGAGTCTTTTCAGTGATTTGGCATCGAGCGGGGCATCCGTAGCCACCACCATCATGCAAGAGCCGTCATCTTCATAGTCTTTCAGGATGTCGGTATATTTATGTTTTCCAAGGGCTACACCTACTTCCTTTCCGGCAATTTTCAATATTCCTCCAAAATTGCTTTGCACCAAAACTCCCACCGTATAAGCACCTTTCGATTTTGGTAAAACTCTTGATGAGGTGCCGATTCCTCCTTTGAAACCGAAGCACATAGTTCCGGACCCTGCACCCACGTTTCCTTCCTCAACTTTTCCTGTTTTGGCATTTTTTAAGGCTTCCAACATGTTTTCTCTGGTCAAAACACGCCTTCTGATATCGTTGAGGCCGCCATCGTTGGTTTCACCTACCACAGCATTTACACTTCTTACATTATCATTTTCGGGGAAAGAGAATGTGTAATCAATCAATGCCTCCATTCCCTGGGCAACGGCGAGGGTGTTTGTCAACAAAATCGGCGTTTCGAGGGTACCCAATTCTTCTACTTGCGTGTAACCTGCCAATTTTCCAAAGCCATTGCCAACAAAAATGGCTGCGGGTACTTTTTCATTGAAAATATTCCCGGAATGAGGCAGAATGGTTGTGGCTCCGGTATGAATGTCTCTACCTTGATGGAGGGTGAAATGCCCCACCTTTACCCCCGGCACATCGGTGATGGCATCCAGTTTTCCGGCAGGAAGAATCCCTATTTTTATGCCGAATTCGGAAGGTCTTTTCTTCTGTGAATAAACTGAAAGATTTAAAATAAATAAAAGGGGAAAAATGAGATATTTCATTGCTCCAGGTATAATAATCCCAAAAGTAAATTAAAATTCTCTGATTTTTAGATTCTGAAATGAAACAAACTCTTCCACATTTTCCCTATGTCGAAGCTAAATTAAAAAGGATTTGTAATCCTGAATTTCTTTTCAAAAGAATTTCTATATTTACTTCTGCATGGAGGCGGCCACAGATTTCTTGGCTAAGACTTAATCAAATCGGGTTTCTTAGACGTAGAAACTATTATTCCAAGGTTCGGAAAAAAAGGTGTAGGGGGAATCCAATTGAAATTGCCAGAAAGAATTATGGATTTGCTCAATAAAGGGATTATTATAAAAGTATTATAAAATGAAAAAAATAGAAACAGAAACCAAAGAGATTTTTTTTGGGGATGAATTGACAATTCAAAAAAAATCAACTTTTTTTTCTCTTTATTCTAAAAAAATATTCGATTTACGAATAGAATTAAATAGTTTTTCTAACAATTATTTGGATAAATTAATATTCGAAAATGAAAATTTAAGACACTATTTTTTCAATGGTACTAAAATTCGAAAATCTTATATTTCAGGATCTGTTTTTTTCCATGGAACTGAAAACTTAAGCTCTAATTATTTTATTTTTAAAAATGAAATTGGGAATTTTTTAATAATTATTTCTTGTGGAGAGGTAAATAGAATGATTTATAAAGTTTATGTGGAAGAGATTTGGCAATTTGAAGAGGGGGAAATAATTTCTTAAAAAAATCATAGACGTATATTTTGGGCAAATAATACCTTGGTTTGGGCAGCCTGGTGGTAGCACTCAGTATTTGCTACCAGATGGAATTACAAATTTAAAAGTTGATAAAATTATTGAAATATTTTAAAATGAAAAAAGCAAATTTTAAACCGAAACAAATTTATGATGGACCAGACGAAGAATTTTACACATGGAACCATAAAGTGATTTTTGAAGGCAAAGAGATAAAGGTAGGAAATGCTTTCAAATGGGGGCAAAAATACATACACAATTTAAAATTTAAGGATTCTGAAATAGAAAATGCTTTTTTTAAATCTTTACCGTTTCTTCATTTTGATGAAAATTCTAATTTTTATGATGGATTAAATAATCAAATTGTTAATTATGAAATCACAAAATTTGACGAAATTAATTATCTAATTCTACTTTCATCTGAAGAAAGAAGTACAGGGAGATATCAAATAAACGTTGAAGCTATTTTGGAGTTTGAAGATGGGGAGATAATCGGTTAGGAAAAAGTTCTTCATTTAGAATCTCTTAAGGCCTCTGAATTCAAGAAGTTTGCTGCTTATAACACTTTAAGTCTTTCCCCAA
The sequence above is a segment of the Cytophagaceae bacterium genome. Coding sequences within it:
- a CDS encoding P1 family peptidase — protein: MKYLIFPLLFILNLSVYSQKKRPSEFGIKIGILPAGKLDAITDVPGVKVGHFTLHQGRDIHTGATTILPHSGNIFNEKVPAAIFVGNGFGKLAGYTQVEELGTLETPILLTNTLAVAQGMEALIDYTFSFPENDNVRSVNAVVGETNDGGLNDIRRRVLTRENMLEALKNAKTGKVEEGNVGAGSGTMCFGFKGGIGTSSRVLPKSKGAYTVGVLVQSNFGGILKIAGKEVGVALGKHKYTDILKDYEDDGSCMMVVATDAPLDAKSLKRLAARAMLGLGRTGGVASHGSGDYVIAFSTAESVRINTNDKEMLETHTTLKSQELDILFEAVIEATEEAIINSLFAAETVEGHRVKAEALPVEKVLEIIKKPPFGG
- a CDS encoding glycohydrolase toxin TNT-related protein (This protein contains a domain related to Tuberculosis Necrotizing Toxin, which is the C-terminal effector domain of outer membrane channel protein CpnT, and which has a lethal NAD+-glycohydrolase activity.) translates to MIDVYFGQIIPWFGQPGGSTQYLLPDGITNLKVDKIIEIF